The sequence CCACCAGACAGCCCAAAATAGCCAACCGGTGCTCGAAAGGACTGTCTCTGTAATTTCCGAATACGATTTTACGCGAAAAGCGACAGCCGCAAAAAGGATTAAATGCCACGTTACCTCTCCTTCCCGAATAGGATATAGAAATGAAGTTAGTGAGTCATCGTCGATGATAACCACCAATGCCCCAACAATTCCCGATTTCCCGTTCCCTTTAAATTAGTTTTAGACTCCCTGATCTCAACACTAGTTCACAGTTGCTAACTCCATTGTAGCCATTTGTAAATGAGCTTACTTCGGAATAGAAAAATAGAACTCCGATCCCTTCATATACTGAGAATGAAACCACATGTCTCCCTCCATGCGCTCCACCAGCTTCTTTGCCAAAGACAAGCCAACGCCGACTCCACGTTCGATGGTGTTGTCCCGGCTTTGGAATTTTACAAAAGGATCAAAAATTTTATCTTCATGCTCGGGTTTAATCCCAAGCCCACTGTCTTTCACGTAAAATACATATTGGTGCTTCTCTTCGTAGCAACCAAACAAAATCGTTCCTGAATCGGAAAACCGACATGCATTGCTGATCAGGCATCGAAGTACCTGGGAAATCCGAGATGCGTCGACATTGATGATAAAGTCACTCAACTCGAGCTTATATTGAATGGCAATATCTTCTTTTTGCTCAATGGCCACAATGTAGCTGAATTCTTTCTCCAGCTCCCTGAAAATACGTCTCAAATCATATTCTCTTGTATTAATCTCCAGTTGACCGATTTCCAGTTTCGACAAATCAATCATGTCTTCAATCAGGTACAACAGCTGTCGCCCGTTCATGTCAATTACCTTGTGAATTTTGCCGAGATCCTCGTCGCTGTAGTTCATCTCCGGAATCATGGAGGTAAAGCCTGAAATCACATTCAGCGGAGTACGCACTTCATGCGAGAGGTTTGCTAAAAAAGCGGTTTTCAACTGGTCCGATTTCTTTGCCCGATCGTATTGATGCTCGTAATTTTTCTTAATTGAAATAGTCATGATAAACGTGAGCACCAACGCAAAAACGTTACCTGAATACACATCAATAGTCCGTGTTTTCACATCCACGTAATGGCCGGTCAATGTCGGGAAATAGTATTCGAGGACAAACAATACCAGCAAATTTGTGGCACACAAAGCGATCAGCAGGAAGCAGTTCTCTCTCTTCCAAATTAGAATGAAGAAGATATAAATACCGATAATGATACTTAAGGTCGGACCGCTACTTCCAAAATTAAAATACCACGACATGTTGTAAAAGACAATCGCTATTACAAAAATGGCGTGAATTAACCATCTTGGAAAAATTCCAAACCGGGCTGTCAGGAAACAAAACGAGGACAACAAACACAATCCCAACGTCACAAGCCCCATATCATAGAGGCCAGTCATAAAATTGAAAAGTGTTGCAAATACAGTTACTAATGCTACAGTGAAACAACCGATTATCGTCAACCGCTGTTCGAAAGTCCCGTCCTTAAATGTTCCTAAAACAACCTTCCCTACCATATCGTTAAATCGACGAGGAAAATTGTAACTCATAAGCGCGTAAATACAAAAGGGGTTTTAACCATTTTGAGAGGCATGAAAATAGAAAAATTACAATATAATGACAAACTGCAGGGAAAATAAAATTCAATTATAAATCTCATGCTACGCCACATTTCTTTTTCATTATATCTTTGCCTCTCAAAATCCATCCGGTTATGAAATCGAATATCAAAATCCTGTTTTTTCTGTTCTGCGTAACGCTGGCATCGTGTAGTAAGAAAGTAGATTATATACACAACGAAGGTCAGATTTTCGGAACAACTTATCACATAACCTATCTCAACCCGAAAGGCGAAGACCTGCACGACGGAATTAAACAAACCATGGATGAGCTGAATCAATCTTTATCAACCTACGATCCCAATTCTGTTATTTCCAAGGTAAACTCGAACCAGCCGGTTGAGCTCGACTCCTTTTTCACAACGGTATTTAAAAAGGCTGAAAAAGTCTCGGCGATTACCGACGGCGCTTTCGACATTACCGTGGCTCCCATGGTGAACGTTTGGGGCTTTGGATTCAAGAATAAAGAAAATGTGACAACCGAACTGGTTGATTCGCTGAAACAGCTGGTTGGTTACGAAAAAGTAAAGTTGGTGGATGGGCAGATCGTTAAACAGCATCCCGGCACCATGCTCGACTGCAGCGCCATTGCCAAAGGCTACGGAGTTGATGTGGTTGCCGCATACATTCGCAACCAGGGATGTAAAAACTATATGGTCGAAATTGGTGGTGAGGTAGACGCCTTCGGAGTCAATCCAAAAGGAAAACCTTGGAGCATCGGCATCAGCAAACCCGACGAAGACAGTTTCTTCAAAGAACAGCAACTGCAAGCCATCGTAAATTTAAAAGATAAGGCTTTGGCCACTTCCGGAAACTACCGCAACTTTTATGTTGAAGGTGGTAAAAAATATGCCCACACCATCGATCCGCACACCGGCTACCCGGTGCAGCACAGTCTACTTAGCACAACAGTACTGGCCGACAGTTGTATGACTGCTGACGCTTTTGCAACAGCCTTCATGGTTTTAGGATTGGAAAAATCGATTGAAATTGCGAATGCCGTTCCGGATATCGAAGTGTATTTTATTTACGGCGACGAGGAAGGAAACTACAAAAGTTATTTTTCGGATGGTTTCAAATCGTTGATTCAGGAAGACTACACCCAGAAATGACATAAAAAAACCGGGTATTAACAGCTACCCGGTTCATCTTTTATCAGCGATAATTGTTTAAAACTTAATTCTTTTCGCGCCGCTGCCTGCTCCATCTTGTCGTAGGTCTGTGCGCAGGTAACTCCCCGTGCTTTCATGTTTTCGTTTGCACCGATATGCAAATTGGGAAATTCACCTTTTTTCTCCAGCAGGATTTTGATAGCCAACCCACTAAATGCAATTGCCATCAAAACAACTGCCACTCCTAATACTAATAAGAAATTCATGTTGTTACCCTTTCTTTTACGGGCACAAATTTAATCAAAAACAGTTTGATTTTACCGGCGACCGTTGATAAAGAAACAAATGACAAAAGGACTTGTTTGCACTTGCGCAAAAGAAGCCCGTACCGAACATTCGTTTTTCCGAACATTCTTCCTAATTTTAAGGAATCCGTTTATACCCAAATTTCAACACTATGGATAAACATGTTCGAATTATCGCCATCCTCTACCTGGTACTGAGCTGCCTCGGCCTGCTGACAGCCGTCTTCCTCCACTATATTCTAAACCTGGCAGGTGCTTTTTCTGACGATCAGGATGCCAGCCTGGTACTTTCGATTGTGGCTAATGTAATCACAGTAATCCTTGTTGTGTCAGCCATTCCCGGAATTCTTGGCGCACTCGGACTAATGAAATTCAAAGAATGGGCGCGAATCCTGATGATTATTATTTCGATTATCAGCCTGCTAAACTTCCCGCTTGGGACAATCCTGGGTGTGTACACCATCTGGGCGTTAACTCATCGCGAAACCCTCCCCCTGTTTTCGCCTGAAACTCCGGAAAAAACCAATTCTTGAGCAGCCGTAAACGATATCATCTCGTTGTCATTGGGCGCGTACAAGGTGTCGGGTTCCGCTACTATGTGCGTCAAAAAGCCAACGAGCTCAACCTGGGTGGATGGGTGCGAAACAAAATGGATGGCAGTGTTGAAATTGAAGTTGAAGGACACGAGGACACCGTCCAAATTTTCATCGATCATGTAAAACTCGGCAATGGCTACAGCCGTGTCGATCGTATTTTTAATTCCGAGCTTCCCGGCCTGGAAGCCTACCAGTCCTTTTTTGTGAAGTACTGAACTTCGATTTTTCCAGCATCCCGCTTTTGTTTGTGGCTTTGCAACAACATTGCCAACAAATGTCCGTTATTCACCACGAGTAACACTTCCAACTGAGACCACATGAACTACCACATGAGCCCCGAACAATTTCGGGAAGAAGGAAAAAAACTGATCGACTGGATTGCCGATTATTACGAACAAGTTGAAAAGTACCCGGTGTTATCGCAAGTTCAACCGGGAAATATTACCAAACAGTTGCCGAATAATGCACCTGAAAAAGGTGAAGAATTTTCGACCGTAATGAAAGACGTCGAGCAAATTATCATGCCGGGTATCACGCACTGGCAGTCGCCCAACTTTTTTGCTTATTTCCAATCCAACAATTCGTTTCCTTCTATTTTGGGAGATCTGCTTTCGTCGGGGCTAGGCGTGCAGGGTATGCTGTGGGCAACAAGCCCGGCCTGCACCGAGCTGGAAACCCGGGTAATGGATTGGTTGGTCGATTTGAAGGGACTTCCGAAACATTTTAAAAGCACCGAAAACGGGGGCGGCGTCATTCAGGACACGGCTTCGAGCGCGGTACTGGCTGCTCTGCTGGCTGCACGCGAACGGAAAACGAACTTTGCCTGCAACCAAACAGGCGACAACTCAGGCCTTGTCGCGTACATTTCAACACAAACGCACTCGTCGGTAGAAAAGGGGGTGAAAGTGATGGGCTTGGGAACCGATCGTCTGCGCCGTATCGAAGTAGACAGACATTTCGCCATGCGTCCAGACTTGTTGGAAAAGCAAATCCAACAGGACCTTGAAGCCGGCTTGAAACCATTTTTCGTCTGCGCCACGATCGGAACGACTTCATCAAATGCGGTGGATCCGATTGAAGCAATTGGACGCGTTTGTCGGCAGCACAGCATTTGGCTACATGTTGACGCCGCCATGTCGGGAACAGCAGCACTTCTACCCGACTACCGGCAATATTTTGAAGGTCTGGAACTGGCCGACAGCTACGCCTTCAACCCGCACAAATGGATGTTTACCAATTTCGACTGCGACTGTTTTTGGGTAGCCGACAAGGCAGTGCTGATCAAAACACTCAGCATTCTTCCGGAATACCTGAAAAATGAAGCAACCGAAAAAGGGGCCGTTATTGACTACCGCGACTGGCACGTGCAGCTCGGACGTCGTTTTCGCTCGCTGAAACTTTGGTTCGTGTTGCGACACTACGGCGCCGAAGGATTGCGTTATCACATCAATCAACATATTGAGCTCACGCAATTGTTTACCGAATGGGTGAAAGACTCTGATGATTTCGAATTACTGTCTGAACCGCCTTTTAACCTGGTTCTGTTTCGACATACCAAAGGCAACGAGTTCAATAAATACTTGATGGACTGCCTCAACAAAGACGGAAAAATTTACCTGACGCACACTGTTCTGAACGGCACTTTCTGGTTGCGCATGAGCATTGGGCAGACGCAAACGGAAGAGCGCCACGTGCAGGAAGCATGGCGACTAATCAAGGAAAAAGCGGAAACGCTATAACACGAAATAGCACAAAAAAAGCCTCATTGCCGGATAGCAAGAGGCTTCGTATTTTCATGGCTTTGTTGACGCTTACAGTGCTTTGGCCACAACATCGGCTAAAGGCGTGGTTGGCCGGCCAATCAATTTCGACAATTGTTTTTCACCGTCGAACAAATCGTTTTTCGATGCACCTGTGTCCCAACTGGCAATCGCTGCAGCCAGGAAGTCAGGTAGCCCAAAACTTTTCAGGATCTCCGCGTAAGTTTCTTCAGGTAAATTATTGTAAGGAATATCTTTTCCCGCTTGGCTGGAAATTTCGGCAGCCAAATCCTTTAGCGTATAGCTTTCGTCGCCTGCCAGTTCGTACACTTTTCCTTCGTGCCCTTCGCCCGAAACAACCACAGCAGCCGCTTCTGCAAAATCGGCACGGGCAGCCGATGAAATTTTACCGTCACCCGCGCTGCCAATGAATGCACCTCCGGCCAATGCGCCAGCAATAGAACCGGTATAGTTCTCGGTATACCATCCATTACGCAAAATGGTGAAGGCAATACCCGACGCTTTCAACGCTTCCTCTGTTGCAACGTGTTCACCCGCCAGGCTCAGCGACGATTTGTCGGCATGCAATAAACTGGTATAAACAATCCATTTCACACCTGCCTCTTTCGCTGCAGCAATCACATTCTTGTGTTGCTCCTCGCGTTTACCTACTTCATTACCAGAAATCAACAGCAGCTTATCAATTCCGCTAAGCGATTTCACCAAGCTCTCCGGTTTCATGTAATCAAACTCGCGCGCTTCAACTCCAAGACCGGCTGCTTTTTCCGGCGTCCGCACCAAGGCTACAATCTCTTCACTGCTCACTCTTTTTTTCAACTGTTCAACGACTAGCTGGCCCAATTGACCTGTCGCTCCTGTAATTCCAATTTTCATGGTTAATTCT is a genomic window of Mangrovibacterium diazotrophicum containing:
- a CDS encoding sensor histidine kinase, with translation MSYNFPRRFNDMVGKVVLGTFKDGTFEQRLTIIGCFTVALVTVFATLFNFMTGLYDMGLVTLGLCLLSSFCFLTARFGIFPRWLIHAIFVIAIVFYNMSWYFNFGSSGPTLSIIIGIYIFFILIWKRENCFLLIALCATNLLVLFVLEYYFPTLTGHYVDVKTRTIDVYSGNVFALVLTFIMTISIKKNYEHQYDRAKKSDQLKTAFLANLSHEVRTPLNVISGFTSMIPEMNYSDEDLGKIHKVIDMNGRQLLYLIEDMIDLSKLEIGQLEINTREYDLRRIFRELEKEFSYIVAIEQKEDIAIQYKLELSDFIINVDASRISQVLRCLISNACRFSDSGTILFGCYEEKHQYVFYVKDSGLGIKPEHEDKIFDPFVKFQSRDNTIERGVGVGLSLAKKLVERMEGDMWFHSQYMKGSEFYFSIPK
- a CDS encoding FAD:protein FMN transferase, whose translation is MKSNIKILFFLFCVTLASCSKKVDYIHNEGQIFGTTYHITYLNPKGEDLHDGIKQTMDELNQSLSTYDPNSVISKVNSNQPVELDSFFTTVFKKAEKVSAITDGAFDITVAPMVNVWGFGFKNKENVTTELVDSLKQLVGYEKVKLVDGQIVKQHPGTMLDCSAIAKGYGVDVVAAYIRNQGCKNYMVEIGGEVDAFGVNPKGKPWSIGISKPDEDSFFKEQQLQAIVNLKDKALATSGNYRNFYVEGGKKYAHTIDPHTGYPVQHSLLSTTVLADSCMTADAFATAFMVLGLEKSIEIANAVPDIEVYFIYGDEEGNYKSYFSDGFKSLIQEDYTQK
- a CDS encoding acylphosphatase → MSSRKRYHLVVIGRVQGVGFRYYVRQKANELNLGGWVRNKMDGSVEIEVEGHEDTVQIFIDHVKLGNGYSRVDRIFNSELPGLEAYQSFFVKY
- a CDS encoding pyridoxal-dependent decarboxylase, with protein sequence MNYHMSPEQFREEGKKLIDWIADYYEQVEKYPVLSQVQPGNITKQLPNNAPEKGEEFSTVMKDVEQIIMPGITHWQSPNFFAYFQSNNSFPSILGDLLSSGLGVQGMLWATSPACTELETRVMDWLVDLKGLPKHFKSTENGGGVIQDTASSAVLAALLAARERKTNFACNQTGDNSGLVAYISTQTHSSVEKGVKVMGLGTDRLRRIEVDRHFAMRPDLLEKQIQQDLEAGLKPFFVCATIGTTSSNAVDPIEAIGRVCRQHSIWLHVDAAMSGTAALLPDYRQYFEGLELADSYAFNPHKWMFTNFDCDCFWVADKAVLIKTLSILPEYLKNEATEKGAVIDYRDWHVQLGRRFRSLKLWFVLRHYGAEGLRYHINQHIELTQLFTEWVKDSDDFELLSEPPFNLVLFRHTKGNEFNKYLMDCLNKDGKIYLTHTVLNGTFWLRMSIGQTQTEERHVQEAWRLIKEKAETL
- a CDS encoding SDR family oxidoreductase encodes the protein MKIGITGATGQLGQLVVEQLKKRVSSEEIVALVRTPEKAAGLGVEAREFDYMKPESLVKSLSGIDKLLLISGNEVGKREEQHKNVIAAAKEAGVKWIVYTSLLHADKSSLSLAGEHVATEEALKASGIAFTILRNGWYTENYTGSIAGALAGGAFIGSAGDGKISSAARADFAEAAAVVVSGEGHEGKVYELAGDESYTLKDLAAEISSQAGKDIPYNNLPEETYAEILKSFGLPDFLAAAIASWDTGASKNDLFDGEKQLSKLIGRPTTPLADVVAKAL